From the Brassica napus cultivar Da-Ae chromosome A8, Da-Ae, whole genome shotgun sequence genome, one window contains:
- the LOC106387097 gene encoding cation/H(+) antiporter 1, with amino-acid sequence MDPKTLFCLPEGDALFNPLNTMFIQMACILVFSQFFYLFLKPCGQAGPVAQILAGIVLSLLTIIQKVHDFFLQKESASYYIFFSFLLRTCFMFLIGLELDLDFIKRNLKNSILITFGTLLSCGIIWIPFLWFLVHFLHIKQDFLTFYLAFLVTLSNTASPVVIRSIIDWKLHTSEIGRLAISCGLFIEITNIFVYTFVISYISGTMSGDIFGYIFATGVIILINRFLAAWLPKRNPKEKYLSKAETLAFFILILIIAATIESSNINSTVFVFFIGLLFPREGKTYRTLINRLSYPIHEFVLPVYFGYIGFRFSVSSLTRRHYLVLGMTVALSIVGKLLGVLFACSFLKIPKKYWLFLSTVLSVKGHMGLVLLDSNLAYKKWFTPVIHDMFVASLVITTLLSGVLSSLLLWTQEKGFSHQKTSLEFHDTKDELRVLTCVYGVRQARGLISLVSALHGASSSLFTPYLMHLIPLPKKRKTELLYHELDEDGVNAIGGDDEFGTNEGLEINDSIDSFTRDRKIMIRQVKLVAQMENMHEEICDGTEDLRVSIVFLPFHKHQRIDGKTTNDGEVFRDMNRKVLKQAPCSVGIFVDRNITGFHQLHGFESVQHVAALFFGGPDDREALSLCHWLTSNSQIHLTIIQFVADDSKVEKLVGDTVTKENNDVLLEIVGEDHTKDEIDRIFLEEFYNRFVTTGQVGFIEKRVSNGTQTLTILREIGEMYSLFVVGKNRGDSPMTSGMNDWEECPELGTVGDFLASSNMDVNASVLVVQRHRHSFDSFVDE; translated from the exons ATGGATCCAAAAACGTTGTTTTGTTTACCAGAAGGAGATGCCTTGTTTAATCCACTCAACACCATGTTTATTCAAATGGCTTGCATTCTCGTCTTCTCTCAGTTCTTCTATCTCTTCCTTAAACCCTGTGGCCAAGCCGGTCCCGTTGCTCAGATTCTT GCAGGGATTGTGTTGAGTCTGCTCACAATAATCCAAAAAGTCCACGACTTCTTTCTACAAAAAGAGTCAGCAAGCTACTACATATTTTTCTCGTTCCTTTTACGAACATGTTTCATGTTCTTGATCGGTCTCGAACTCGATCTTGACTTTATAAAACGAAACTTGAAAAACTCCATTCTCATAACCTTTGGCACATTACTATCTTGTGGAATAATCTGGATCCCTTTCCTGTGGTTCCTCGTCCACTTCCTTCACATCAAACAAGACTTCTTAACGTTTTACCTAGCCTTCCTCGTTACCTTATCCAACACGGCATCTCCTGTAGTCATCCGCTCGATCATCGATTGGAAACTCCACACGTCTGAGATCGGACGGCTAGCAATCTCCTGCGGATTGTTCATCGAGATAACCAACATATTCGTTTACACCTTTGTCATCTCTTACATCTCAGGGACAATGAGTGGCGATATCTTTGGCTACATCTTTGCCACAGGAGTTATAATATTGATCAATAGATTCTTAGCTGCATGGCTCCCGAAACGAAACCCTAAAGAGAAGTACCTCTCTAAAGCTGAAACGCTCGCCTTCTTCATACTTATTTTAATAATCGCGGCGACCATCGAGTCAAGCAACATAAACTCCACGGTGTTCGTGTTTTTCATCGGATTGTTGTTTCCGAGAGAAGGCAAGACTTACAGAACGTTGATCAACCGGCTGAGTTACCCTATTCACGAGTTTGTTCTTCCGGTTTACTTCGGTTACATTGGGTTTAGATTCAGCGTCAGCTCGTTAACCAGACGCCATTACCTGGTTCTTGGTATGACGGTGGCTTTAAGCATCGTAGGGAAGCTTCTTGGAGTTTTATTCGCTTGTTCTTTCCTTAAGATCCCAAAGAAGTATTGGCTTTTCTTGTCTACTGTTCTGTCCGTAAAAGGTCACATGGGTCTGGTTCTCCTGGACTCTAACTTGGCTTACAAG AAATGGTTTACTCCGGTCATACATGATATGTTCGTTGCGTCATTGGTGATCACGACTTTGTTGAGCGGAGTACTATCGTCATTGTTACTTTGGACGCAAGAAAAGGGTTTCTCCCACCAAAAAACATCGCTTGAGTTCCACGACACCAAAGACGAGCTACGAGTGTTGACTTGCGTCTACGGTGTGCGTCAAGCTCGTGGACTAATCTCTTTAGTCTCTGCTCTACACGGAGCTTCTTCTTCGCTCTTCACGCCTTATCTCATGCACCTCATACCCCTCCCGAAGAAGCGGAAAACTGAGCTGTTGTACCACGAGCTAGACGAAGATGGAGTGAACGCCATCGGCGGAGACGATGAGTTTGGGACCAACGAAGGACTAGAGATCAATGACTCGATAGATTCTTTCACTAGAGACAGAAAGATCATGATCCGGCAAGTGAAACTCGTGGCGCAGATGGAGAACATGCACGAAGAGATCTGTGATGGTACCGAAGATCTTCGCGTTTCGATAGTGTTTCTTCCGTTTCATAAACACCAGAGGATCGATGGGAAAACTACAAACGACGGGGAAGTGTTTAGGGATATGAACAGGAAGGTTCTAAAGCAAGCACCGTGTTCGGTCGGAATCTTTGTGGATAGAAACATAACTGGGTTTCACCAGCTTCACGGGTTTGAATCGGTGCAACACGTTGCTGCATTGTTCTTTGGTGGTCCTGATGATCGTGAGGCTCTTTCCTTGTGTCATTGGCTTACTAGTAACTCTCAGATTCATCTCACTATTATACAGTTTGTGGCCGATGACTCAAAGGTGGAGAAACTTGTTGGAGATACGGTGACTAAAGAAAACAATGATGTGTTATTAGAGATTGTTGGTGAAGATCACACCAAAGATGAAATTGATCGAATTTTCTTAGAAGAATTTTACAACAG ATTTGTAACGACGGGGCAAGTTGGATTCATAGAGAAGCGAGTAAGCAACGGAACACAAACACTAACGATCTTGAGAGAGATAGGAGAGATGTATTCACTGTTTGTAGTAGGAAAAAACAGAGGAGATAGCCCAATGACGTCGGGGATGAACGATTGGGAAGAGTGTCCGGAGCTAGGAACGGTCGGAGATTTCTTGGCTTCATCGAATATGGATGTAAATGCTTCTGTATTAGTAGTTCAAAGACATAGACACTCTTTTGATAGCTTTGTAGATGAATAA
- the LOC106385278 gene encoding putative cyclin-B3-1 isoform X2 produces the protein MAFAKAPRLSKDDIFGNRAVTRSFKFYSDDKKTDPACKVGVANKTRVPLRKKTVTVNSGATSNTNKTKGNSGITGQDKSSHENSEENTKVTRKVLADLSNLGGNTLRPTLSGNNTVKWKGVKCSNPQRISVGTTRSNDTSLKKPTKVNESKRVTEVGNNDINKTDHKIIKNRTLSFGSTAGGTRKSLPVFKRTSLTDKNTKKDNVSSLDSKQSGQGPASKVGNKALPQLSSTRSHTWRTRKSVGSIPSDLNNQSKNNVRIRRKSIKIQTTLKTSLQNRSPLKKPPVGKSKSGSISSIPSTEEAASASSLPEEAERKGLKEDTQEGSSANEKTDPVTKVLDVTARPKSKRRKSFTSLLVTGSKFDGKNDEPEQQEKLPSIDDESNQLEVAEYVDDIYQFYWTSEALNPALGYYLSTQTKVSPVTRGILINWLIEVHFKFHLMHETLYLTMNLLDRYLSQVPVQKNEMQLIGLTALLLASKYEDYWHPRIKDLISISAESYTRQQILGMERIMLKQLKFRLNEATPYVFMLRFLKAARSNKKLEQLAFYLIELCLVEYEALKFKPSLLCASAIYVARCTLRMTPVWTPLLNNHTHYNVSQMKDCSDMILRFHKAAKTGKLRVTYDKYMSPDRSNIALLKPLDKLPL, from the exons ATGGCGTTCGCTAAG GCACCACGGCTAAGTAAAGATGATATCTTTGGAAATCGAG CGGTGACTAGGAGTTTCAAATTCTATTCCGATGATAAAAAGACTGATCCAGCTTGTAAAGT AGGTGTTGCAAACAAGACTCGTGTTCCTTTAAG GAAAAAAACTGTCACAGTTAACAGTGGAGCAACTTCTAACACAAACAAGACGAAG GGGAATTCAGGAATCACAGGCCAGGACAAAAGCAGTCATGAAAATTCCG AGGAAAATACTAAGGTCACAAGAAAAGTATTGGCTGATTTAAGTAATCTTGGTGGGAACACGTTAAGGCCAACACTGTCTGGCAATAATACGGT GAAATGGAAGGGTGTCAAGTGTTCAAATCCGCAAAG GATTTCAGTTGGTACTACCAGAAGCAATGATACTTCACTGAAAAAACCTACCAAG GTGAACGAGAGTAAAAGAGTAACTGAAGTTGGAAACAATGACATTAATAAGACAG ATcacaaaatcatcaaaaacaGAACTCTGAGCTTTGGATCAACTGCTGGTGGAACAAG AAAATCTTTACCAGTTTTTAAAAGAACAAGCCTCACAGACAAGAACACGAAGAAG GACAATGTCTCAAGCTTAGATTCAAAACAATCGGGTCAAGGTCCAG CCAGTAAAGTCGGCAACAAAGCCCTCCCTCAGCTAAGCAGCACCAGAAGTCATACTTGGAGAACCAGGAAAAGTGTGGGATCTATACCATC GGACCTCAACAACCAGAGTAAGAACAACGTTCGTATCCGAAGGAAATCTATCAAG ATCCAGACAACTCTGAAGACCTCGCTGCAAAACCGTAGTCCTCTTAAGAAGCCCCCGGTCGGCAAAAGTAAATCAGGATCTATTTCTTCAATCCCTTCTACTGAAGAAGCCGCTTCGGCATCGTCACTTCCGGAAGAGGCTGAAAGAAAAGGTCTAAAAGAAGATACTCAAGAAGGGAGTTCAGCCAATGAAAAAACAGACCCAGTGACGAAAGTGTTGGATGTTACAGCGAGGCCAAAATCAAAACGTAGAAAGTCTTTCACGTCTCTACTAGTTACTGGATCGAAG TTCGATGGGAAGAACGATGAACCTGAACAGCAAGAAAAACTTCCTAGCATTGATGATGAGTCCAATCAGCTGGAAGTTGCAGAATACGTGGACGACATATATCAGTTCTATTGGACTTCTGAG GCGTTAAATCCAGCTTTGGGATACTACTTGTCAACTCAGACAAAAGTTAGTCCAGTTACGCGTGGAATTTTGATCAACTGGCTTATCGAA GTTCATTTCAAATTTCATCTAATGCATGAGACTCTCTACCTCACCATGAATCTACTGGATCGTTACCTCTCCCAAGTTCCAGTACAGAAAAATGAGATGCAATTGATTGGTCTTACTGCACTCTTACTGGCATCTAAGTACGAGGACTATTGGCATCCTAGG ATCAAAGACTTGATTAGCATCTCCGCGGAATCATACACAAGACAACAAATCCTGGGAATG gAGAGGATTATGCTTAAACAGTTGAAGTTCCGTTTGAATGAAGCGACCCCTTACGTTTTCATGTTGAGGTTCTTAAAAGCAGCTAGATCAAACAAGAAG CTTGAACAACTCGCTTTCTACCTGATTGAGCTGTGCTTGGTTGAGTATGAAGCCTTGAAGTTCAAGCCGTCATTGCTCTGCGCATCAGCCATCTATGTAGCCCGCTGCACTTTGCGCATGACTCCAGTTTGGACCCCGCTCCTAAACAATCATACCCACTACAATGTCTCTCAAATGAA GGATTGTTCAGACATGATCTTAAGGTTCCATAAAGCTGCGAAGACAGGAAAACTGAGAGTCACTTATGACAAGTACATGAGTCCAGATCGAAGTAACATCGCCCTCTTGAAACCCTTGGATAAGCTTCCTCTTTAA
- the LOC106385278 gene encoding putative cyclin-B3-1 isoform X1: MAFAKAPRLSKDDIFGNRAVTRSFKFYSDDKKTDPACKVGVANKTRVPLRKKTVTVNSGATSNTNKTKKGNSGITGQDKSSHENSEENTKVTRKVLADLSNLGGNTLRPTLSGNNTVKWKGVKCSNPQRISVGTTRSNDTSLKKPTKVNESKRVTEVGNNDINKTDHKIIKNRTLSFGSTAGGTRKSLPVFKRTSLTDKNTKKDNVSSLDSKQSGQGPASKVGNKALPQLSSTRSHTWRTRKSVGSIPSDLNNQSKNNVRIRRKSIKIQTTLKTSLQNRSPLKKPPVGKSKSGSISSIPSTEEAASASSLPEEAERKGLKEDTQEGSSANEKTDPVTKVLDVTARPKSKRRKSFTSLLVTGSKFDGKNDEPEQQEKLPSIDDESNQLEVAEYVDDIYQFYWTSEALNPALGYYLSTQTKVSPVTRGILINWLIEVHFKFHLMHETLYLTMNLLDRYLSQVPVQKNEMQLIGLTALLLASKYEDYWHPRIKDLISISAESYTRQQILGMERIMLKQLKFRLNEATPYVFMLRFLKAARSNKKLEQLAFYLIELCLVEYEALKFKPSLLCASAIYVARCTLRMTPVWTPLLNNHTHYNVSQMKDCSDMILRFHKAAKTGKLRVTYDKYMSPDRSNIALLKPLDKLPL, encoded by the exons ATGGCGTTCGCTAAG GCACCACGGCTAAGTAAAGATGATATCTTTGGAAATCGAG CGGTGACTAGGAGTTTCAAATTCTATTCCGATGATAAAAAGACTGATCCAGCTTGTAAAGT AGGTGTTGCAAACAAGACTCGTGTTCCTTTAAG GAAAAAAACTGTCACAGTTAACAGTGGAGCAACTTCTAACACAAACAAGACGAAG AAGGGGAATTCAGGAATCACAGGCCAGGACAAAAGCAGTCATGAAAATTCCG AGGAAAATACTAAGGTCACAAGAAAAGTATTGGCTGATTTAAGTAATCTTGGTGGGAACACGTTAAGGCCAACACTGTCTGGCAATAATACGGT GAAATGGAAGGGTGTCAAGTGTTCAAATCCGCAAAG GATTTCAGTTGGTACTACCAGAAGCAATGATACTTCACTGAAAAAACCTACCAAG GTGAACGAGAGTAAAAGAGTAACTGAAGTTGGAAACAATGACATTAATAAGACAG ATcacaaaatcatcaaaaacaGAACTCTGAGCTTTGGATCAACTGCTGGTGGAACAAG AAAATCTTTACCAGTTTTTAAAAGAACAAGCCTCACAGACAAGAACACGAAGAAG GACAATGTCTCAAGCTTAGATTCAAAACAATCGGGTCAAGGTCCAG CCAGTAAAGTCGGCAACAAAGCCCTCCCTCAGCTAAGCAGCACCAGAAGTCATACTTGGAGAACCAGGAAAAGTGTGGGATCTATACCATC GGACCTCAACAACCAGAGTAAGAACAACGTTCGTATCCGAAGGAAATCTATCAAG ATCCAGACAACTCTGAAGACCTCGCTGCAAAACCGTAGTCCTCTTAAGAAGCCCCCGGTCGGCAAAAGTAAATCAGGATCTATTTCTTCAATCCCTTCTACTGAAGAAGCCGCTTCGGCATCGTCACTTCCGGAAGAGGCTGAAAGAAAAGGTCTAAAAGAAGATACTCAAGAAGGGAGTTCAGCCAATGAAAAAACAGACCCAGTGACGAAAGTGTTGGATGTTACAGCGAGGCCAAAATCAAAACGTAGAAAGTCTTTCACGTCTCTACTAGTTACTGGATCGAAG TTCGATGGGAAGAACGATGAACCTGAACAGCAAGAAAAACTTCCTAGCATTGATGATGAGTCCAATCAGCTGGAAGTTGCAGAATACGTGGACGACATATATCAGTTCTATTGGACTTCTGAG GCGTTAAATCCAGCTTTGGGATACTACTTGTCAACTCAGACAAAAGTTAGTCCAGTTACGCGTGGAATTTTGATCAACTGGCTTATCGAA GTTCATTTCAAATTTCATCTAATGCATGAGACTCTCTACCTCACCATGAATCTACTGGATCGTTACCTCTCCCAAGTTCCAGTACAGAAAAATGAGATGCAATTGATTGGTCTTACTGCACTCTTACTGGCATCTAAGTACGAGGACTATTGGCATCCTAGG ATCAAAGACTTGATTAGCATCTCCGCGGAATCATACACAAGACAACAAATCCTGGGAATG gAGAGGATTATGCTTAAACAGTTGAAGTTCCGTTTGAATGAAGCGACCCCTTACGTTTTCATGTTGAGGTTCTTAAAAGCAGCTAGATCAAACAAGAAG CTTGAACAACTCGCTTTCTACCTGATTGAGCTGTGCTTGGTTGAGTATGAAGCCTTGAAGTTCAAGCCGTCATTGCTCTGCGCATCAGCCATCTATGTAGCCCGCTGCACTTTGCGCATGACTCCAGTTTGGACCCCGCTCCTAAACAATCATACCCACTACAATGTCTCTCAAATGAA GGATTGTTCAGACATGATCTTAAGGTTCCATAAAGCTGCGAAGACAGGAAAACTGAGAGTCACTTATGACAAGTACATGAGTCCAGATCGAAGTAACATCGCCCTCTTGAAACCCTTGGATAAGCTTCCTCTTTAA
- the LOC106385278 gene encoding putative cyclin-B3-1 isoform X3, whose translation MAFAKAPRLSKDDIFGNRAVTRSFKFYSDDKKTDPACKVGVANKTRVPLRKKTVTVNSGATSNTNKTKKGNSGITGQDKSSHENSEENTKVTRKVLADLSNLGGNTLRPTLSGNNTVKWKGVKCSNPQRISVGTTRSNDTSLKKPTKVNESKRVTEVGNNDINKTDHKIIKNRTLSFGSTAGGTRKSLPVFKRTSLTDKNTKKDNVSSLDSKQSGQGPASKVGNKALPQLSSTRSHTWRTRKSVGSIPSDLNNQSKNNVRIRRKSIKTTLKTSLQNRSPLKKPPVGKSKSGSISSIPSTEEAASASSLPEEAERKGLKEDTQEGSSANEKTDPVTKVLDVTARPKSKRRKSFTSLLVTGSKFDGKNDEPEQQEKLPSIDDESNQLEVAEYVDDIYQFYWTSEALNPALGYYLSTQTKVSPVTRGILINWLIEVHFKFHLMHETLYLTMNLLDRYLSQVPVQKNEMQLIGLTALLLASKYEDYWHPRIKDLISISAESYTRQQILGMERIMLKQLKFRLNEATPYVFMLRFLKAARSNKKLEQLAFYLIELCLVEYEALKFKPSLLCASAIYVARCTLRMTPVWTPLLNNHTHYNVSQMKDCSDMILRFHKAAKTGKLRVTYDKYMSPDRSNIALLKPLDKLPL comes from the exons ATGGCGTTCGCTAAG GCACCACGGCTAAGTAAAGATGATATCTTTGGAAATCGAG CGGTGACTAGGAGTTTCAAATTCTATTCCGATGATAAAAAGACTGATCCAGCTTGTAAAGT AGGTGTTGCAAACAAGACTCGTGTTCCTTTAAG GAAAAAAACTGTCACAGTTAACAGTGGAGCAACTTCTAACACAAACAAGACGAAG AAGGGGAATTCAGGAATCACAGGCCAGGACAAAAGCAGTCATGAAAATTCCG AGGAAAATACTAAGGTCACAAGAAAAGTATTGGCTGATTTAAGTAATCTTGGTGGGAACACGTTAAGGCCAACACTGTCTGGCAATAATACGGT GAAATGGAAGGGTGTCAAGTGTTCAAATCCGCAAAG GATTTCAGTTGGTACTACCAGAAGCAATGATACTTCACTGAAAAAACCTACCAAG GTGAACGAGAGTAAAAGAGTAACTGAAGTTGGAAACAATGACATTAATAAGACAG ATcacaaaatcatcaaaaacaGAACTCTGAGCTTTGGATCAACTGCTGGTGGAACAAG AAAATCTTTACCAGTTTTTAAAAGAACAAGCCTCACAGACAAGAACACGAAGAAG GACAATGTCTCAAGCTTAGATTCAAAACAATCGGGTCAAGGTCCAG CCAGTAAAGTCGGCAACAAAGCCCTCCCTCAGCTAAGCAGCACCAGAAGTCATACTTGGAGAACCAGGAAAAGTGTGGGATCTATACCATC GGACCTCAACAACCAGAGTAAGAACAACGTTCGTATCCGAAGGAAATCTATCAAG ACAACTCTGAAGACCTCGCTGCAAAACCGTAGTCCTCTTAAGAAGCCCCCGGTCGGCAAAAGTAAATCAGGATCTATTTCTTCAATCCCTTCTACTGAAGAAGCCGCTTCGGCATCGTCACTTCCGGAAGAGGCTGAAAGAAAAGGTCTAAAAGAAGATACTCAAGAAGGGAGTTCAGCCAATGAAAAAACAGACCCAGTGACGAAAGTGTTGGATGTTACAGCGAGGCCAAAATCAAAACGTAGAAAGTCTTTCACGTCTCTACTAGTTACTGGATCGAAG TTCGATGGGAAGAACGATGAACCTGAACAGCAAGAAAAACTTCCTAGCATTGATGATGAGTCCAATCAGCTGGAAGTTGCAGAATACGTGGACGACATATATCAGTTCTATTGGACTTCTGAG GCGTTAAATCCAGCTTTGGGATACTACTTGTCAACTCAGACAAAAGTTAGTCCAGTTACGCGTGGAATTTTGATCAACTGGCTTATCGAA GTTCATTTCAAATTTCATCTAATGCATGAGACTCTCTACCTCACCATGAATCTACTGGATCGTTACCTCTCCCAAGTTCCAGTACAGAAAAATGAGATGCAATTGATTGGTCTTACTGCACTCTTACTGGCATCTAAGTACGAGGACTATTGGCATCCTAGG ATCAAAGACTTGATTAGCATCTCCGCGGAATCATACACAAGACAACAAATCCTGGGAATG gAGAGGATTATGCTTAAACAGTTGAAGTTCCGTTTGAATGAAGCGACCCCTTACGTTTTCATGTTGAGGTTCTTAAAAGCAGCTAGATCAAACAAGAAG CTTGAACAACTCGCTTTCTACCTGATTGAGCTGTGCTTGGTTGAGTATGAAGCCTTGAAGTTCAAGCCGTCATTGCTCTGCGCATCAGCCATCTATGTAGCCCGCTGCACTTTGCGCATGACTCCAGTTTGGACCCCGCTCCTAAACAATCATACCCACTACAATGTCTCTCAAATGAA GGATTGTTCAGACATGATCTTAAGGTTCCATAAAGCTGCGAAGACAGGAAAACTGAGAGTCACTTATGACAAGTACATGAGTCCAGATCGAAGTAACATCGCCCTCTTGAAACCCTTGGATAAGCTTCCTCTTTAA
- the LOC125577173 gene encoding wall-associated receptor kinase-like 8, whose amino-acid sequence MCCDLRRFFLALILLRIFQHAAASTSFPLARPNCKDHCGAVSVPYPFGIGQGCYKNKWFEIVYRNSNSSDQQPILFLPSIKRQVTNFNLGYFFSLSVFTKFYIQSPLKHSGCSTGDADSSLNLTGSPFFITESNMFTAVGCNNKASMNATGLQILGCETTCGNKIQSYKDANESCIGYKCCQIPIPPDLQVFDATVGKLEPGQEGCQVAFLTQFTLSGSLFTPPELSEYNEYTTMELEWRLDLSSMSSKVLLCKNNTFGDGYQCSCRYGYEGNPYVPGGCQDIDECRIPHRNNCGMNKCVNVIGSYRCEKTLSVILGGTLLSGLILLAVGMWLLCKVHRKRKAGKQKKNFFKRNGGLLLQQQTHVLQCSVNRTKLFSSGDLEKATDKFNASRILGQGGQGTVYKGMLEDGMIVAVKKSKALEEENLEEFINEIILLSQINHRNVVKILGCCLETEVPMLVYEFIPNRNLFDHLHNPSEDFPMTWEVRLRVAWEVADALSYLHSAASIPIYHRDVKSTNILLDEKHRAKVSDFGISRSVPLDDTHLTTVVQGTVGYVDPEYLQSNHFTGKSDVYSFGVVLIELVTGGRPVSLLRPQEVRMLGAYFLEAMRNDRLHDILDARIKEECDQEEVLAVAKLARRCLSLNSEHRPTMRDVFIELDRMQSKGKGTQIQAQKGEEHDHIRISVPESMSLSYTSPDIVVENSSFSLDSKPLMPHKTQ is encoded by the exons atgtgttGTGATCTGAGACGTTTCTTTCTTGCATTGATTCTGTTGCGAATCTTCCAACACGCAGCAGCTTCTACTTCTTTCCCTCTCGCACGACCTAACTGCAAAGACCACTGTGGAGCTGTTAGTGTTCCTTACCCTTTTGGGATAGGCCAAGGTTGTTACAAGAACAAATGGTTCGAGATTGTTTACAGAAACAGCAACTCATCAGACCAACAGCCAATACTTTTCTTGCCAAGCATCAAACGCCAAGTTACTAACTTCAACCTTGGATACTTCTTCTCCTTATCGGTGTTCACCAAGTTTTACATTCAGAGTCCACTGAAACATTCAGGTTGTTCCACTGGAGATGCTGATTCGTCACTGAATCTGACGGGAAGCCCATTCTTCATAACAGAGAGTAATATGTTCACAGCTGTTGGATGCAACAACAAGGCGTCTATGAACGCTACAGGGTTACAAATCCTGGGATGTGAAACGACATGTGGGAATAAGATTCAGTCTTACAAAGATGCTAACGAGAGTTGTATTGGTTACAAATGCTGTCAGATACCTATACCACCTGATCTTCAAGTGTTTGATGCAACCGTGGGGAAACTGGAACCAGGTCAAGAAGGATGTCAGGTTGCCTTCTTGACACAGTTTACCTTGTCAGGGTCATTGTTCACGCCCCCTGAGTTATCAGAGTACAATGAATACACGACAATGGAGCTAGAATGGCGTCTTGATCTTTCCTCCATGTCTTCAAAAGTTTTGCTATGCAAGAACAACACATTTGGTGATGGTTATCAATGTTCGTGTAGATATGGTTACGAAGGAAATCCTTACGTACCTGGTGGATGTCAAG ACATTGATGAATGCAGAATCCCACATAGAAACAACTGTGGAATGAACAAATGTGTGAATGTTATTGGATCATACAGATGTGAGAAAACTTTGTCAGTCATTTTAG GTGGAACTCTACTTTCTGGACTGATTCTTCTGGCCGTTGGTATGTGGTTGCTATGCAAGGTTCACAGAAAGCGGAAAGCAGGCAAGCAGAAGAAGAACTTCTTCAAACGAAATGGAGGATTGTTGTTACAGCAACAAACACACGTCCTTCAATGCAGTGTCAACAGAACCAAGCTGTTCAGCTCCGGTGATCTGGAGAAGGCAACTGATAAATTCAACGCGAGCAGGATACTAGGGCAAGGTGGGCAAGGTACCGTTTACAAGGGGATGTTGGAAGATGGGATGATTGTTGCAGTCAAGAAGTCCAAAGCACTAGAGGAAGAGAATCTTGAAGAGTTCATCAATGAGATCATCCTTTTATCACAGATTAACCACAGAAACGTTGTCAAGATCTTAGGATGTTGTCTTGAGACAGAGGTGCCTATGTTGGTGTATGAGTTCATTCCCAACCGCAACCTTTTCGACCATCTACACAACCCATCAGAAGACTTCCCAATGACTTGGGAAGTACGTCTCCGCGTCGCCTGGGAAGTTGCAGATGCCCTCTCCTACCTGCATTCAGCGGCCTCTATACCAATCTATCACAGAGATGTCAAGTCAACAAACATCTTGTTGGATGAAAAGCACCGTGCAAAAGTATCAGATTTTGGGATTTCGAGATCTGTTCCTCTAGATGATACTCACTTGACGACAGTGGTGCAAGGAACCGTTGGATATGTAGACCCAGAGTACCTCCAGTCGAACCACTTCACAGGGAAGAGTGACGTCTACAGCTTTGGAGTTGTGCTCATTGAGCTTGTAACTGGAGGAAGACCTGTCTCCCTtctgaggccacaagaagtcaGGATGTTGGGAGCTTACTTCCTCGAAGCCATGAGGAATGACAGACTTCACGATATTCTCGATGCTCGCATCAAGGAGGAATGTGATCAAGAGGAGGTGCTTGCAGTAGCCAAACTTGCACGAAGGTGTCTGAGCTTGAACTCAGAACATCGTCCTACCATGCGAGACGTATTTATTGAACTTGATAGGATGCAATCCAAGGGAAAAGGCACTCAGATCCAAGCACAGAAGGGTGAAGAGCATGACCACATCCGTATCTCAGTACCAGAGTCCATGTCACTCAGTTACACTTCTCCGGACATAGTCGTTGAAAACAGCTCATTCTCACTGGACTCAAAACCACTGATGCCTCACAAGACACAGTAA